One Aneurinibacillus migulanus genomic region harbors:
- a CDS encoding DUF3900 domain-containing protein: MECAVQYLSFFVVRGEGENSEKGYKHYQTLAEIEYTNSALKDFLDGEFARVIKRKVERNPKTEQAPTKIGRFIVEPGHGLDSNPNYNLFARLRGAASKEEFRRHSEDLVRTYINTSAIRGGALIVARTQLTKYFDEPFAFVLKCDFEPKIATVTDERSLISQVEMAISAKNMKSIQYPYMPEEGMLEEWELKIHQASHARYFEDFLKFVEYDQSLPEMMNTQVMGMVQEYIETAYEEESQERQQEEEAMEIWAASEKRELQQKWSNEQVVEAAAALVEQRPDLEMKLKLDHITVKALLADFGDSIHIAKLGDRYVVLIEGDGFEFEKGVSPIELLQPDELEDVIGRIKQKQGEPSAHETDETDDAPPF, from the coding sequence ATGGAATGTGCTGTACAATACCTTTCTTTTTTCGTCGTGCGCGGTGAAGGAGAAAATTCAGAGAAAGGATATAAACATTATCAGACGCTAGCGGAAATCGAATATACGAACAGCGCGCTGAAAGACTTCCTTGACGGTGAATTCGCCCGCGTTATTAAACGAAAAGTTGAACGAAATCCAAAAACAGAGCAAGCACCGACAAAAATTGGTCGCTTCATCGTTGAACCCGGACACGGACTTGATAGCAATCCGAATTACAATCTGTTTGCTCGTCTCCGAGGTGCTGCCAGTAAAGAAGAGTTTCGGCGCCATAGCGAAGATTTGGTGCGTACGTATATAAATACAAGTGCTATTCGCGGAGGGGCGCTGATTGTTGCACGTACCCAGCTTACAAAGTACTTCGATGAACCGTTCGCCTTCGTACTTAAATGCGACTTCGAGCCAAAAATCGCAACCGTTACGGATGAACGTAGTCTCATCAGCCAAGTAGAGATGGCTATTAGTGCCAAGAACATGAAATCCATTCAATATCCGTATATGCCTGAGGAAGGGATGCTAGAAGAGTGGGAATTGAAAATCCACCAAGCATCTCATGCCCGGTATTTCGAAGACTTTCTTAAATTCGTCGAATATGATCAATCATTACCAGAGATGATGAATACACAGGTAATGGGAATGGTACAAGAGTATATTGAGACCGCCTACGAGGAAGAAAGTCAAGAGAGGCAGCAGGAAGAAGAGGCGATGGAAATCTGGGCTGCAAGCGAGAAGCGTGAACTACAGCAAAAGTGGTCGAATGAGCAGGTCGTCGAAGCGGCAGCCGCACTGGTAGAGCAAAGACCCGATTTGGAGATGAAGCTAAAGCTGGACCATATTACGGTGAAGGCGCTTTTAGCCGATTTTGGTGATTCGATTCACATTGCAAAATTGGGTGATCGATACGTCGTATTGATTGAGGGAGATGGGTTCGAATTCGAAAAAGGTGTCTCCCCCATTGAACTGCTTCAGCCGGATGAGCTTGAAGATGTAATAGGACGTATTAAACAAAAGCAAGGGGAGCCTTCTGCCCATGAAACGGATGAGACAGATGATGCACCGCCGTTTTGA
- a CDS encoding AAA family ATPase, which produces MKPIRVTMTAFGPYKQQEIIDFTELGEHRLFAISGTTGAGKTTIFDAICFALYGEASGEERSDTKFLRSHFAEDDVHTSVDLIFELRGRRYRVFRQLGHIKEGNKTATGAQIELYEVTEDKEIPCVDRFAVNDVNVKIENLLGLTKQQFSQIVMLPQGEFRKLLTSDTENKEEILRRIFKTEAYQAVVDALNRRRREAEERCRIGEKEQEKYISQILAVLPERAESLLFETLRQPYRNLDQIVKGLDEEYAYHDRQAAIHKTSQTKAEEAYRTHNEAYHSARSVNERFDELERKRERVRELEQKAPVMEHKGQTLVLAEQAARIEVHEEHCIATRKEEETKRLELIQAQQAEQEAKEGLMKAEQMYRREEAEEEVRQAAFRETEHLRELLPLVETINRKEDALQMRRKQMEKLQDRLVEAEKAWQTDKEKKTALDTEIKQAEERVKELKPKQERLADMRMQVYALQNYVKAAQGMEALTQDATEKKTAYEKIRAEFEALERRWMEGQAAVLAQHLHDGMPCPVCGSVEHPRKAMAQDAGLTKEYIQQRKYEKEKQESLFREAQARLLAERSTLAKLAHEIEQYGFSPDTAVQQYPSFVEEGQMLKKEVEELKKAEQLLSTKKEEREATERKLELQAEQKARLIDESNVVRMEYEKDNVLYQADLQKVPEPLRVLERLQASIKEASLRRELLETKWKQAQERHRMASENVIKATSGLQYAQQKVTEAVERTAQAEQRFIRALSEAGFTDEDVYRTAKLPESERRRIKEELERFASERAAAKAQLIALEEELIGKERSNLAELLAEVERLDMECKQARKQYEAALACRERARELQKQIEEAGQKFKELDQDRARIVDLYNMIRGENRHKISFERYLQIEFLEKIIYMANQRLHKLSNGQFQLRRSDRLEKRGRQSGLGLDVYDAYTGLTRDVKTLSGGEKFNASLCLALGMADVIQAYQGGISIETMFIDEGFGSLDDESLQKAIDTLIELQSSGRMIGVISHVQELKNAMPATLDVRKTKEGFSRTRFVLKE; this is translated from the coding sequence ATGAAGCCGATTCGAGTGACGATGACAGCTTTTGGACCTTACAAGCAGCAAGAGATCATCGACTTTACAGAACTGGGCGAACACCGTTTGTTCGCTATTTCCGGTACGACTGGTGCGGGAAAGACTACCATTTTTGATGCGATTTGTTTTGCATTGTACGGAGAAGCGAGCGGGGAGGAGAGGAGCGATACGAAATTTTTGCGCAGCCATTTTGCCGAAGATGATGTGCATACTTCCGTAGACTTGATATTCGAGCTGCGTGGCCGCCGTTATCGCGTGTTCCGTCAGCTAGGCCACATAAAAGAGGGAAATAAAACGGCAACAGGCGCGCAGATTGAACTGTATGAGGTAACTGAAGATAAGGAAATTCCTTGTGTTGATCGGTTCGCGGTCAATGATGTAAATGTGAAAATCGAAAATCTGCTCGGGCTGACCAAGCAGCAGTTCAGCCAAATCGTCATGCTGCCACAGGGTGAATTCCGCAAGCTATTGACATCGGATACGGAGAACAAGGAAGAAATCCTGCGCCGTATCTTTAAGACCGAAGCGTATCAAGCGGTTGTGGATGCACTGAACCGGCGCCGCCGGGAAGCGGAAGAGCGGTGTCGTATCGGGGAAAAGGAGCAGGAAAAATACATAAGCCAGATTCTAGCTGTACTTCCAGAGCGCGCAGAGTCCTTGTTATTCGAAACGCTGCGCCAGCCGTATCGTAATCTTGATCAAATCGTAAAAGGGCTTGATGAAGAGTACGCCTATCATGATAGGCAAGCTGCCATACATAAAACAAGTCAGACGAAGGCCGAAGAAGCATATAGAACACATAATGAAGCGTATCACAGCGCTCGCTCCGTCAATGAAAGATTTGATGAACTGGAGCGAAAGCGGGAGCGCGTAAGAGAGCTGGAACAAAAGGCACCTGTAATGGAACATAAAGGGCAAACACTCGTGCTTGCCGAGCAGGCTGCACGTATAGAGGTGCATGAGGAGCACTGCATTGCGACCAGGAAAGAGGAAGAAACGAAGCGTTTGGAACTTATCCAAGCGCAGCAGGCCGAACAGGAAGCGAAAGAAGGATTGATGAAAGCTGAACAAATGTACCGAAGAGAAGAGGCGGAAGAAGAGGTACGACAGGCAGCCTTCCGTGAAACAGAGCATCTACGAGAGCTGTTGCCTCTGGTAGAAACGATTAACCGTAAAGAAGACGCACTTCAGATGCGTAGAAAGCAAATGGAGAAACTGCAGGACCGACTTGTGGAGGCAGAGAAGGCATGGCAGACGGACAAAGAGAAAAAGACGGCGCTTGATACAGAAATTAAACAGGCAGAAGAGAGGGTGAAGGAGCTAAAACCTAAGCAGGAACGCCTGGCAGATATGCGTATGCAGGTCTATGCTCTGCAAAATTATGTGAAAGCGGCCCAGGGCATGGAGGCATTAACCCAGGATGCAACCGAGAAAAAGACTGCATATGAAAAAATCCGTGCAGAATTTGAAGCGTTAGAGAGGCGCTGGATGGAAGGTCAAGCTGCTGTGTTGGCGCAGCATCTGCATGATGGTATGCCGTGTCCGGTCTGTGGAAGCGTGGAGCATCCGAGAAAAGCTATGGCGCAAGACGCCGGTCTGACCAAAGAATATATCCAACAAAGAAAATATGAGAAAGAAAAGCAGGAAAGTCTGTTCCGTGAAGCACAAGCGCGTCTGCTGGCGGAGAGAAGCACGCTCGCAAAGCTTGCGCATGAAATTGAACAGTATGGATTCTCGCCGGATACGGCGGTACAACAATACCCTTCATTTGTAGAAGAAGGACAGATGTTGAAAAAAGAAGTAGAAGAGCTCAAAAAAGCTGAACAGCTTCTGAGTACGAAGAAGGAAGAGCGTGAAGCGACGGAGAGGAAGCTGGAGCTTCAGGCAGAACAGAAAGCGCGACTCATAGATGAATCGAATGTAGTCCGCATGGAGTACGAGAAAGACAACGTATTGTATCAGGCCGATTTGCAGAAAGTACCGGAACCGCTACGGGTGTTAGAGCGTCTGCAAGCCTCGATAAAGGAAGCTTCACTCAGGAGGGAGCTGCTTGAGACAAAGTGGAAACAAGCGCAGGAGAGGCACCGCATGGCTTCGGAGAACGTAATCAAGGCAACGAGCGGCCTCCAGTATGCACAGCAGAAGGTGACAGAGGCAGTGGAGCGGACGGCACAAGCTGAGCAGCGTTTTATCCGAGCGCTCAGCGAAGCGGGATTCACGGATGAGGATGTATATCGGACAGCGAAATTGCCGGAGTCAGAGCGCCGCCGCATTAAAGAGGAACTTGAACGATTCGCTTCCGAACGGGCGGCAGCAAAAGCGCAGCTAATCGCTTTAGAGGAGGAACTTATCGGCAAGGAGCGTTCTAACTTGGCGGAGCTACTTGCCGAAGTAGAACGGCTCGATATGGAGTGTAAGCAGGCGCGTAAACAATATGAAGCTGCACTCGCGTGCCGCGAACGGGCACGCGAGTTGCAGAAACAAATCGAGGAAGCCGGGCAAAAGTTTAAGGAATTGGATCAGGATCGTGCGCGAATCGTTGATTTGTACAACATGATACGTGGCGAAAACCGACACAAAATCTCGTTTGAGCGCTATCTGCAAATCGAGTTTCTTGAGAAAATTATCTATATGGCTAATCAACGTTTGCATAAGCTGTCAAACGGTCAATTCCAGCTTCGCCGCAGTGACAGACTTGAGAAAAGGGGGCGTCAGAGCGGTCTTGGACTGGACGTATATGATGCCTATACAGGGTTGACAAGAGACGTGAAGACATTGTCCGGAGGAGAAAAATTCAATGCCTCTCTTTGTCTTGCACTCGGTATGGCTGATGTGATTCAAGCATATCAGGGTGGCATTTCAATTGAGACGATGTTTATCGACGAAGGATTCGGCTCATTGGATGATGAATCGCTGCAGAAAGCGATTGATACGCTTATCGAACTGCAAAGCTCTGGACGCATGATCGGGGTTATCTCTCATGTACAAGAATTGAAGAATGCAATGCCGGCTACACTGGATGTACGGAAGACGAAAGAAGGTTTTAGCCGGACGCGTTTCGTGCTGAAGGAGTAG
- a CDS encoding YrzA family protein — translation MEFKLERIHDKVECFEAYDIKTLEKKIEEQIENNKVLMLEVHSVTHHVCFSPDSGRPLYTAIVHFKAKP, via the coding sequence ATGGAATTCAAACTTGAACGGATTCATGACAAAGTCGAATGCTTCGAAGCGTATGATATAAAAACGCTGGAGAAAAAAATCGAAGAGCAAATCGAAAACAACAAAGTCCTTATGCTTGAGGTGCATTCGGTTACGCATCATGTTTGCTTCTCGCCGGATTCGGGACGCCCGCTGTATACCGCCATCGTCCACTTTAAAGCCAAACCGTAA
- a CDS encoding flagellar brake protein, producing MFPAVNQMVRIISFNEGNEEKKYKAIVADSTNEHIMLTYPIDEQSGRTSLLLDGWTVYVSYNHSDGAQYEFLSVIVRKQRDNIPMLVLLKPAKDNIRRIQRRDYLRVPAKAKLEFSWQTQDGEKAYSGFTVDISGGGIKFVCNARISFPEENMIECRLYLPEINAQNKKTNQELCIPLKAKIIRHPVPGGNGLQTVAVTYEEIAEFHREKIIRYCFSRQLEIRNKGVL from the coding sequence GTGTTTCCTGCGGTAAATCAAATGGTCCGAATCATTTCTTTTAATGAAGGAAATGAAGAGAAAAAATATAAGGCAATTGTAGCGGATAGTACGAATGAGCATATCATGCTCACTTATCCGATAGATGAGCAAAGCGGGCGAACGTCGCTATTGCTTGATGGCTGGACTGTGTACGTAAGCTATAATCATTCGGACGGAGCACAATATGAGTTTTTAAGTGTTATCGTGCGTAAGCAACGTGACAACATTCCGATGCTCGTGCTGCTTAAACCGGCTAAGGATAATATCCGGCGCATCCAGCGAAGGGATTATCTGCGTGTGCCTGCAAAAGCAAAACTGGAGTTTTCATGGCAAACGCAAGACGGTGAGAAAGCATATTCCGGTTTTACTGTTGATATTAGCGGTGGTGGTATTAAGTTTGTTTGTAATGCACGTATTTCATTTCCAGAAGAGAATATGATCGAGTGTCGGCTGTATCTGCCGGAGATTAATGCCCAGAACAAGAAAACGAATCAGGAACTCTGTATTCCGCTAAAAGCGAAAATCATCCGTCATCCGGTGCCGGGAGGGAACGGTCTGCAGACTGTTGCTGTTACATATGAAGAAATTGCGGAGTTTCATCGGGAGAAAATTATTCGTTATTGTTTTTCCAGACAATTAGAAATCAGAAATAAAGGTGTACTGTAA
- a CDS encoding exonuclease SbcCD subunit D, whose protein sequence is MKFFHTADWHLGKIIQSVYMTEDQEYILRRFIEAVKEEKPDAVLIAGDLYDRAVPPTEAVELLNRTLHELVVELKTPVLAIAGNHDSPDRIEFGSSMMREQGLYISGRYNGKSDPVVLHDEYGPVHFHLVPYADPGRVRSALDDEAIRTHDDAAKAITNRIIEKMDKDARHVFIGHAFVTPSGEKEDIENASDAERPLSIGGAEYVHARYFQPFHYTALGHLHQAHHVGDETIRYAGSPLKYSISEERHHKGFYVVEMDGQGQVRIEKRSLTPRRDMRSVCTMIDELETHERSEDYVFVQLLDENPVLSAMERVRSVYPNAMHVTQNMMIAQVEEIGVEQVEQAEKDDLALFRSFYKEVKGSELTEEKERIFREVLEEVFAKEGERV, encoded by the coding sequence ATGAAATTTTTTCATACGGCCGATTGGCATTTGGGAAAGATTATCCAATCGGTGTATATGACGGAAGATCAGGAATATATTCTGCGCCGCTTTATTGAGGCTGTAAAGGAAGAGAAACCGGATGCGGTATTGATTGCTGGTGACTTATATGATAGGGCCGTACCGCCTACTGAAGCTGTTGAACTGTTGAACCGTACGCTGCATGAGCTAGTCGTTGAACTGAAGACACCAGTGCTAGCAATCGCGGGCAATCATGACAGTCCGGATCGGATTGAATTCGGCAGCAGCATGATGCGTGAGCAAGGACTTTATATCTCAGGTCGTTATAACGGTAAGAGTGATCCAGTAGTACTGCATGACGAATACGGGCCGGTGCATTTTCATCTGGTACCGTATGCCGATCCGGGCCGGGTGCGAAGCGCTCTGGATGACGAGGCGATTCGTACGCACGATGATGCGGCAAAAGCAATTACCAACCGTATTATTGAGAAGATGGATAAGGATGCTCGTCACGTATTCATCGGGCATGCCTTCGTCACCCCGTCAGGCGAGAAGGAAGACATCGAAAATGCCAGTGATGCAGAGCGTCCGCTATCCATTGGCGGTGCCGAGTATGTGCATGCACGTTATTTTCAGCCATTTCACTATACAGCGTTAGGACACTTACACCAGGCGCATCATGTCGGTGACGAGACGATTCGTTATGCCGGCTCTCCTCTTAAATATTCCATTTCAGAAGAGCGTCATCATAAGGGGTTCTATGTTGTTGAGATGGATGGGCAGGGGCAGGTTCGCATTGAGAAAAGGTCGCTTACGCCCCGCAGGGACATGCGGAGCGTGTGTACTATGATTGATGAGCTGGAAACCCATGAACGGAGCGAGGATTATGTGTTCGTTCAACTGCTTGATGAAAATCCGGTACTGTCCGCTATGGAAAGAGTCCGTTCGGTTTATCCGAACGCGATGCATGTTACACAAAACATGATGATAGCACAGGTCGAAGAAATTGGAGTTGAGCAGGTCGAACAGGCAGAAAAGGATGATCTGGCATTGTTCCGCTCTTTTTATAAAGAAGTTAAAGGAAGCGAGTTAACGGAAGAGAAAGAGAGAATTTTCCGCGAGGTGCTCGAAGAAGTATTCGCGAAGGAAGGGGAGCGCGTATGA
- a CDS encoding patatin-like phospholipase family protein, with the protein MERIGLVLEGGGMRGVYSGGVLDFFMEHDLYFPYVIGVSAGACHGSSYVARQIGRNKKVTIDYIDHPNYLSYRNLFREKSLFGMKLIFDELPNKLVPFDFDTFYASPQTFIVGTTDCMSGEPVYFSKDSADMLVVLRASSSLPFVSPVVTIDGRPLLDGGVSDPIPIRKAIADGNEKNVIILTRNREYRKEPFKLKWLAGKVYRKHPGLVDTLIRRHKVYNDTLAYIEELEQKGKAFVIRPSQPLAVDRIEKNKEKLSALYAQGYADAQRVADSLAGWLAH; encoded by the coding sequence ATGGAACGGATTGGACTGGTGCTTGAAGGTGGCGGCATGCGTGGCGTCTATTCGGGTGGCGTGCTTGATTTTTTCATGGAGCATGACTTGTACTTTCCGTACGTAATCGGCGTATCTGCCGGTGCCTGTCACGGCTCCTCGTATGTTGCCCGGCAAATCGGCCGCAACAAAAAAGTCACGATCGACTATATTGATCATCCAAACTATCTTAGCTATCGAAACTTGTTTCGCGAAAAGAGCTTGTTTGGTATGAAGTTGATATTCGATGAGTTGCCGAACAAATTGGTGCCGTTCGATTTCGATACGTTTTACGCATCGCCCCAGACTTTTATTGTCGGTACGACTGACTGCATGAGCGGCGAACCTGTTTATTTCTCCAAAGATTCGGCAGATATGTTAGTAGTACTGCGTGCTTCGAGTAGCTTGCCATTCGTCTCACCCGTGGTTACGATTGACGGACGACCGCTCCTGGATGGCGGTGTGTCCGACCCGATCCCCATTCGCAAGGCGATAGCAGACGGAAACGAGAAGAATGTTATTATCCTGACACGTAATCGGGAGTATCGAAAAGAACCGTTTAAATTAAAGTGGCTGGCCGGTAAAGTATATCGCAAGCATCCAGGTCTAGTAGATACGCTCATTCGCCGTCATAAGGTCTATAATGACACGCTCGCATACATTGAGGAACTGGAACAGAAAGGAAAAGCGTTCGTTATTCGTCCGTCGCAGCCGCTTGCGGTCGATAGAATAGAGAAGAACAAAGAGAAGCTATCAGCTTTATACGCCCAGGGCTACGCGGACGCGCAGCGGGTAGCCGATTCATTGGCCGGATGGCTTGCACATTAA
- a CDS encoding aldo/keto reductase, with protein MIHSISDYTVLHNGVHMPWLGLGVYKTQEGEEVEQAVKAAIEAGYRSIDTASLYHNERGVGKAIQTCGIPREDLFITTKIWNSDQGYDSTLRAFEQSREKLGLEYLDLYLIHWPVKEKYKDTWRAMEKLYENGLVRAIGVSNFHVHHLEDLLTDARIVPMVNQVEFHPRLTQKDLLVFCKKKGIQLEAWSPLMRGRLLDETTLNDIARKHGKTPVQVILRWDLQHGVVTIPKSVHAERIIANADIFDFTLSKEEMERIDALNRNERSGQDPDHFHFDF; from the coding sequence ATGATCCATAGCATTTCCGATTATACTGTGCTACATAACGGCGTTCATATGCCATGGCTAGGCCTGGGCGTTTACAAAACACAGGAAGGCGAAGAAGTCGAACAGGCGGTGAAAGCTGCGATAGAGGCTGGTTACCGAAGTATCGATACTGCCTCTCTTTATCACAACGAGAGAGGTGTCGGCAAAGCCATACAAACATGCGGCATCCCCCGCGAAGACTTGTTCATTACAACAAAAATATGGAATTCGGATCAAGGATATGATTCCACCCTGCGCGCTTTTGAACAAAGCCGAGAAAAGCTTGGATTGGAGTATCTTGATCTGTATCTTATTCACTGGCCGGTGAAAGAAAAATATAAAGATACGTGGCGCGCAATGGAGAAATTATACGAAAATGGGCTTGTGCGCGCAATCGGTGTTAGTAACTTTCATGTGCACCATTTAGAGGATTTGCTAACTGACGCCCGTATCGTACCGATGGTGAATCAAGTTGAATTTCATCCTCGACTAACACAGAAAGATCTGCTTGTTTTCTGCAAAAAGAAAGGCATTCAACTTGAGGCATGGAGTCCGTTGATGCGGGGTCGCCTACTCGATGAGACGACACTGAACGATATTGCCCGCAAGCATGGGAAAACGCCTGTCCAGGTTATCTTACGTTGGGATTTACAGCATGGGGTCGTTACGATCCCGAAATCGGTTCATGCAGAGCGAATCATAGCCAATGCAGACATTTTCGACTTTACATTATCCAAGGAAGAGATGGAACGAATTGATGCGCTGAACCGTAATGAGCGCAGCGGACAGGACCCCGATCATTTCCATTTTGACTTTTAG
- a CDS encoding MarR family winged helix-turn-helix transcriptional regulator — MVEHDLTEERSNLLRELERTSQITFRKAKASLYKNPMQELSPSQAFILEHIAIYGPKRISDLAEMLEITLPSVTGLSDRLISLGYVTRRRSEKDRRIVLLAITEDGQKALQGFQRRRQQILSFFCHHLSTDDLQHLIRIYNKVLPYI, encoded by the coding sequence ATGGTAGAACATGACCTTACCGAGGAACGCTCCAATCTGCTGCGAGAATTGGAACGCACCTCCCAAATTACTTTTCGCAAAGCAAAAGCAAGTCTATACAAAAATCCTATGCAAGAATTATCCCCCTCACAAGCGTTTATTCTTGAACATATCGCTATATATGGTCCGAAGCGAATTTCCGATTTGGCGGAAATGCTTGAGATTACCCTCCCTTCCGTTACCGGATTGTCCGATCGCCTCATCTCACTAGGCTATGTAACGCGCAGGCGCTCGGAAAAAGATCGGCGTATTGTTTTGCTTGCTATTACAGAAGACGGACAAAAAGCACTACAAGGTTTTCAGCGCAGGCGCCAACAAATTCTAAGCTTTTTTTGCCATCACTTATCTACAGACGATCTCCAGCACCTTATCCGCATCTACAACAAAGTTCTTCCTTATATCTAA
- a CDS encoding DUF4931 domain-containing protein produces the protein MYTYMNFQTNIARTKPSTLHNKEDSCPFCDRETIFKEGVVISQDGPFLLIENKFQTLERAYQMVLVETETCQDDLSTYDKSHLHALFDFAMRNWETLESSKKYRSVIFFKNHGVHSGGSIYHAHMQMVGLYDADYREHLHPEQFSGLVIDRTPGVEFNLSTRPRGGFTEFNVVLSDRNALHKMAKYVQIAVHFLLTHMNKRYKSYNIFFYEYKGNIIAKIVLRAPGSPYLMGYSIIQVPNNLAETVQRIQSLYFSEAASM, from the coding sequence ATGTATACATATATGAACTTTCAAACTAATATCGCACGGACCAAGCCATCTACCTTACACAATAAAGAAGACAGTTGTCCGTTCTGTGATAGAGAAACGATTTTCAAAGAAGGAGTTGTTATTAGCCAGGACGGTCCATTTCTATTAATCGAAAATAAATTTCAAACACTTGAACGCGCATATCAGATGGTGCTGGTAGAGACAGAAACATGCCAGGATGATTTATCAACGTATGATAAATCCCATCTGCATGCGCTGTTCGATTTTGCGATGCGTAACTGGGAAACGCTCGAATCCAGCAAGAAATACCGTTCTGTCATCTTTTTCAAAAACCATGGGGTCCATTCCGGAGGTTCCATTTACCACGCACATATGCAAATGGTCGGACTGTATGACGCCGACTACCGTGAACATCTTCATCCCGAGCAGTTTAGCGGCCTAGTCATCGACCGTACACCTGGTGTCGAATTCAATCTCTCTACCCGTCCACGAGGTGGGTTTACCGAATTCAATGTCGTACTCAGCGACCGAAACGCATTACACAAAATGGCTAAATATGTGCAAATTGCGGTCCATTTCCTGCTTACACATATGAATAAGCGCTATAAAAGCTACAACATTTTCTTTTACGAGTATAAGGGCAACATCATTGCCAAAATCGTATTGCGTGCGCCGGGCTCCCCTTATTTAATGGGATACTCAATTATCCAGGTGCCCAATAATCTTGCCGAAACGGTACAACGCATCCAATCGCTATACTTTTCCGAAGCAGCGTCTATGTAA